In the genome of Drosophila yakuba strain Tai18E2 chromosome 3R, Prin_Dyak_Tai18E2_2.1, whole genome shotgun sequence, one region contains:
- the LOC26534728 gene encoding chaoptin, whose translation MVKIVNQHCDLGLALLLVWTWLTRLVVATHLVDIPTSSRLAAEREELQLSRQDVGRLSYQSIHRMLRDENEPASFRGELRYQQKRHKRELELNAPANKLNLTHRDLKTFNSTGGQWKGDFQVITAMDLSSNQLENVSLDNFNQLRQLDLGNNSLEVIPLSLVDNNKSLPLVTLDLSCNEFRQISTNFFAQRLPQLKHLNLAHNELVNISRESFYNLLELQTLILSHNNISDIDYETFLALPNLQYLDLSHNRLSGSAIRALQGIPDLVSLSIAYNPEVGVAMQEFVASWSLKELDASGTGLCQVPAALAQSVRTLKLSDNWLKAINCGDMDSYPLLQYLDLSHSRIAQVEDDALGRLELLESLFLDHNLLMRVPSSLPPSLEHLFLQHNQIMELPPQAFVGLVNLQTLDLSSNRLIFLPPLSLPKLLTLNLQSSGVESVSQSIVHTLPQLRDLLLEDNPIKCSDLLGIAEWASPCRSVDVGQSSGASVSGRVDLKTEYLQFHNFYVNFSSRGCVIRKPENDTKLPSCSLTRAAAASTTTPGSMSKVKKSKETQAPATSVEVAEATAAISEKTDTQATSAAAADTAEQSTAAATTAEKEAIPTATSSDTTATPALAAAAAAAAAAMQSAGNSLAQLTTKTLRPTETTSLAQLQRRQQMPGMPAKTTETPAKNLPSLAQTMATTALPILATRDADTATTEINSDKPTNISGATKTAATSAAEIPTTPAIEVPQTILAGKKSDKMPADKAQETLLKYPTRDTSGQVATPPHKHATLQLHVKDRHLIGTPLLMHKGDVLLVDAEQLLLPGTATVADADADSEVLDSSQQHQSAEQEKHQPATDKRQADAINGDTKSPKSHKKKPSLSIKKMTYTTKHVAKAAEDMAATAKTSQHQHSSVNTPKESTPEELSTFAQLKAFVELKSESKPEHLMDQREENHHNLTGNHPGVMLLVACVLFIVLLAGLAHVYRCELPWQRSSRSGQSRPHHQRHLNETDDAHSFLHYQGSVNSNGGDPARLQKWHHSTRREAPYSSPLHNLQARELQQQRCQQFYSSSLADKSSSTSSSSSGSSRSSLHSPSRDDSYYIEMAPSSPPAAHLPSLPMELLGSRSNVLGCRVDRVAATDLGGTTEAVPSSAATIKSVSSRLMTPSSRRLNIW comes from the exons ATGGTGAAAATCGTGAACCAACACTGTGATCTAGGCCTGGCCCTCCTCTTGGTCTGGACGTGGCTAACAAGGCTGGTGGTGGCGACCCATCTGGTCGACATCCCCACCTCATCACGCCTGGCCGCCGAACGGGAGGAGCTGCAGCTATCCCGGCAGGACGTGGGACGGCTCAGCTACCAGAGTATCCATCGCATGCTGAGGGACGAAAACGAACCGGCCAGCTTTAGGGGGGAATTGCGATACCAACAGAAACGCCACAAAAGGGAGCTGGAGCTCAATGCTCCGGCAAACAAGCTGAATCTCACCCACCGCGACTTAAAAACATTCAATAGCACTGGTGGTCAGTGGAAGGGCGACTTTCAGGTCATCACCGCCATGGATCTGAGCAGCAATCAACTGGAGAACGTCAGCTTGGACAACTTCAATCAACTAAGGCAGCTGGACTTGGGCAATAACTCCCTGGAGGTTATACCCCTGAGTTTGGTCGACAACAATAAGTCACTACCCCTTGTAACGCTCGATCTATCCTGCAACGAATTCAGACAAATTTCTACGAACTTTTTTGCCCAGCGATTGCCTCAGTTGAAACATCTGAACTTGGCTCACAATGAGTTGGTAAACATTTCGCGGGAATCCTTCTACAATTTGTTGGAACTACAAACGTTAATTCTCAGTCACAACAACATCTCGGATATAGACTAcgaaacatttttggcactaCCGAATCTGCAATATCTGGATTTATCCCATAACCGCTTGAGCGGATCCGCTATCAGAGCTCTGCAGGGAATTCCGGATTTGGTCAGCCTTTCAATCGCTTACAATCCAGAAGTGGGAGTGGCGATGCAGGAGTTCGTCGCATCCTGGAGCCTCAAGGAGTTGGATGCCAGTGGCACTGGATTGTGCCAGGTGCCTGCAGCTCTAGCCCAATCCGTGAGGACTCTCAAGTTGTCCGACAATTGGCTCAAG GCAATTAATTGCGGCGACATGGACAGCTACCCACTGCTGCAGTACCTTGATCTCTCGCATTCCCGCATTGCCCAAGTGGAGGACGATGCCCTGGGACGACTGGAGCTCCTCGAGTCCCTTTTCCTCGACCACAATCTTCTAATGCGAGTGCCCAGCAGCCTGCCGCCATCGCTGGAACACCTATTTCTGCAGCACAATCAGATAATGGAGCTTCCGCCTCAGGCTTTTGTGGGATTGGTCAATCTGCAGACTCTGGACTTATCCAGCAATCGATTGATCTTCCTGCCCCCGCTTTCGCTGCCCAAATTGCTCACCCTGAATCTGCAATCGTCAGGGGTGGAGAGCGTTAGCCAATCGATAGTGCACACACTGCCACAGTTAAGGGATCTTTTACTAGAGGACAACCCCATTAAGTGCAGCGATTTGCTGGGCATTGCCGAATGGGCCAGTCCTTGCAGGTCAGTGGATGTGGGTCAATCGAGTGGGGCAAGTGTGAGTGGGCGGGTGGACTTGAAGACGGAGTATCTGCAGTTCCACAATTTTTACGTAAACTTCAGTAGCCGAGGGTGTGTCATAAGAAAACCGGAAAATGACACAAAGCTGCCTTCTTGCAGCCTGACaagggcagcagcagcatcaacaacaacacccGGAAGTATGTCAAAAGTTAAAAAGTCAAAAGAAACACaagcaccagcaacatcagTGGAAGTAGCGgaggcaacagcagcaatatcAGAAAAAACAGACACCCAAGCAAcatcagctgcagcagcagataCAGCAGAGCAGtcgactgcagcagcaacaacagcggaaaaagaagcaatcccaacagcaacatcaagcGACACCACAGCAACACCAGcactcgcagcagcagcagcagcagcagcagcagcaatgcaATCAGCTGGCAACAGCCTTGCCCAGTTAACCACAAAAACGTTGCGGCCAACAGAAACAACTTCGTTAGCGCAACTGCAGCGTCGGCAACAAATGCCTGGCATGCCGGCCAAAACAACAGAAACGCCAGCAAAGAACCTGCCAAGTTTAGCCCagacaatggcaacaacagcgCTTCCCATTTTGGCAACACGAGATGCCGACACGGCAACAACAGAAATAAATTCCGACAAGCCAACGAACATTAGCGGTgccacaaaaacagcagcaacatcagctgcTGAAATaccaacaacaccagcaaTTGAAGTGCCACAAACCATTTTGGCCGGCAAAAAATCTGACAAAATGCCAGCCGATAAGGCACAGGAGACTTTATTAAAATACCCAACAAGGGACACATCCGGTCAAGTTGCAACACCGCCACACAAACATGCAACACTGCAGCTGCACGTTAAGGATCGACATCTAATTGGCACACCGCTGCTGATGCACAAGGGCGATGTCCTCCTGGTGGACGCCGAGCAGTTGTTGCTCCCTGGTACGGCCACCGtggcggatgcggatgcggattcGGAAGTTCTGGACTCGAGCCAACAACATCAGTCAGCGGAGCAGGAAAAGCACCAGCCAGCGACTGATAAGCGACAAGCGGATGCAATAAACGGCGACACAAAGTCGCCGAAAAGCCACAAGAAGAAACCATCGCTGAGCATTAAGAAGATGACCTACACTACCAAACATGTGGCAAAAGCCGCGGAGGACATGGCAGCCACCGCGAAGACATCGCAACATCAACATAGCAGTGTGAACACACCCAAGGAGTCTACTCCCGAGGAGCTGAGCACCTTTGCCCAGCTAAAAGCCTTCGTAGAGCTAAAGAGCGAATCGAAACCGGAACACCTAATGGACCAGCGAGAGGAAAACCATCACAATCTCACAGGAAATCATCCCGGGGTTATGCTTCTGGTAGCCTGCGTTTTGTTCATCGTGCTGCTAGCCGGTCTGGCCCACGTCTATCGCTGTGAATTGCCCTGGCAGAGGAGCAGCCGCTCCGGACAATCGCGACCGCATCATCAAAGGCATCTGAACGAAACGGATGATGCGCACAGCTTCCTGCACTATCAGGGATCTGTGAACTCCAATGGGGGAGATCCGGCTCGCCTGCAAAAGTGGCACCACAGCACGCGGCGAGAAGCTCCCTACAGCTCCCCGCTGCACAATCTACAAGCGCGCgaactgcaacagcagcgcTGCCAGCAATTCTACAGCTCCTCGCTGGCGGACAAGAGCTCCTCCACCTCGTCATCCTCGTCGGgaagcagtcgcagcagccTGCACTCGCCCAGCAGAGACGACAGCTACTACATAGAGATGGCGCCCAGTAGTCCACCAGCAGCCCACCTGCCCAGTTTGCCCATGGAACTCTTGGGCAGCAGGAGCAATGTCCTCGGTTGCCGGGTGGACCGAGTGGCTGCCACCGATCTGGGCGGTACGACAGAGGCGGTACCTTCCTCGGCGGCGACCATCAAGTCGGTCAGCAGCAGACTGATGACGCCCAGTTCGCGGAGGCTGAACATCTGGTGA